From the Pelagibaculum spongiae genome, the window GTTGATAGTGATCTTTCACTGCAGCTTGGCCAATCAGCAATAAAACCAAACCTGCGTTGGTATAACTCTCAATCAACCGCTCTTGCAGCTCACTACCTAGCCCAAGCTGTCGGTTATCGAGGATCGCGCTGTAAATTCCGGCATCAAATAAACGACGCTCAACTAATTTACTGACCTCTTCCGCTCGCTCACCTTCAAGTGCAATCACTGCAGGTGAATGACCCAACCGAGCTTGGCGTTCTGACAAAGTCACCGGAGATAATTGTGCACCGTCATCAACCGCGCTCAAAATCATGCCTGCGCCAATCGTTACATTGGTCAGCCGGTCAATAACAATGAAAGAACCCGTACCGCGGTTGTTTTGGTAAGCATCAAATGCCAGCGGACGGTTAACGGTAAATTCACATACTGCAATTTCATTTAATTGCAGCTGCTCAGCAGATTGCTGCTCTAGTGAATTCACATCGATCTTGTGATTGATTGCAGTAAACGAACCCGGAGTTACCGTGGTTGCTTGTTTGATCAGGTACTGTTTGCCTGGCTGCATAACGTCTTCAGCCATCCACACTACATGTGCTTTTAACTTCTGACTCACCTGACAAGGATTATCCGCCCGAACCAACATATCGCCACGGCTAATATCAATTTCATCTTCTAGAGTGACGGTGACAGCCTGACCCGCAAAAGCCCGCTGCAAATCACCATCGGCAGTAACGATTGATTTTACATGACTCGATTTTCCAGACGGCAATACTGAAACTTGGTCGCCCGGCTTGATGACGCCAGAAGCAATCGTGCCGCAATAACCGCGGAAATCCAGATTAGGACGATTAACGTATTGCACCGGCAAACGGAAATCATCGAAATTTTTATCGTTAGCGATTTTTACCGTTTCAAGAATTTCCATTAGTGGCTTACCCTGGTACCAGGGAGAACGCTCGCTAACGCTGACCACATTGTCGCCATCTAATGCTGAAATCGGTACAAACTGAATGTCACCAAAAGTCAGATTGTCAGAGAACTCTAAATAATCCGCTTTAATCGATTCATATACCGATTGATCAAAATCTTTTAAATCCATTTTATTAATCGCGACAACGATATGTTTAATACCGAGTAGCGAAGCAATAAAACTATGGCGGCGCGTTTGCGTCATCACGCCATAACGGGCATCAATCAAAATAATTGCTAAATCGCAGTTAGATGCACCGGTTGCCATATTGCGAGTGTACTGCTCATGACCCGGGGTGTCGGCGATAATAAATTTGCGTTTATCTGTCGAGAAATAACGGTAGGCAACATCAATCGTGATGCCCTGCTCTCGTTCAGCTTGCAAACCATCAACCAGCAATGCCAAATCGAGTTTTTCGCCGGCATTACCCATGCGATCACTGTCTTTGGTAACGGCTGCCAGCTGATCTTCATAAATCATTTTTGAATCATGCAGCAAACGGCCGATCAGGGTACTTTTGCCGTCGTCAACACTGCCGCAAGTTAGCAGCCGCAACAGTTCTTTTTGCTCATGTTGGTGCAAGTATTCGTTTATATCTTCAGCGATCAGTTCAGATTGGTGGCTCATATCAAATATCCAGCAGCAGTTAGCCTATTAGCGTCAGTCACAGTATTTTTTGCGCACTTTTTTAAAATTACGCAGCAAAGAATTAAGCTAGAAATAACCTTCCTGCTTTTTCTTCTCCATCGAACCTGCCGAATCATGGTCGATCATTCGACCTTGGCGCTCCGATGTTTTGGTCAACAGCATTTCCTGAATCACATCAGTTAATGAAGTCGCATCAGACTCCACTGCTCCCGTTAATGGGTAACAACCAAGCGTTCTGAAACGGACCATTTTGTGCTGAATTTCATCTTTATCTTCAATCGGCATCCGATCATCGTCGACCATAATCAGCGCACCATCGCGCTCAACGACCGGACGTTCTTTAGCCAGATACAAAGGAACAATTGGAATTTGTTCTAGATGGATGTATTGCCAAATATCTAACTCAGTCCAGTTGGATAATGGGAAAACTCGAATGCTCTCGCCTTTATCCACCCGGCCATTAAAAATATTCCACAGCTCAGGGCGTTGGTTTTTTGGATCCCAGCGATGGTTTTTATCGCGGAAAGAATAAACCCGCTCTTTTGCGCGAGCTTTCTCTTCATCTCGACGTGCACCACCAAAGGCAGCATCAAAGCCGTATTTATTTAAAGCCTGCTTCAAGCCTTGGGTCTTCATCACGTCGGTATGGGTCGCACTACCATGAACAAATGGGTTCATTCCCATCGCCATGCCTTCTGGATTCTTGTGCACTAGCAACTCGAAGTCGTACTTCTTTGCCATTTTCTCGCGAAACTCGATCATTTCGCGGAACTTCCAATCAGTATCAACATGCATCAACGGAAAAGGAATCTTGCCAGGAAAGAATGCCTTTTGTGCTAGGTGCAGCATCACCGAGGAATCTTTTCCGATTGAATACAACATCACCGGATTGTCGAACTCAGCAGCGACTTCGCGAATAATATGGATGCTCTCGGCTTCCAACTGTTTTAGGTGGGTCAGGAAATTCTTATCCATGAGTCCAATTCTGAAAAACTGAATGGACAATGAATATAACAAATCAAATCACATTATAAGAAGAGTGTTTTTTATATCATTTTAGAATATACATACAATCGCAGTGAATTCAGCTAGCAATTTATTCGCAGATAAACCCAGTCTGGTTAATACTCTGGGTAGTTTAAGGCGGCTGAGTTGATGCAGTCAGGATCGTCTGATACGGATCGTTAGACAAAAACAGGAATGAAACATGAAACGCAAGCTATGGATTGGCGCAACTTCAGTGTTAGTTTTTAGCAACCAACTGATGGCCCAGGCAGAAACTGCCAGTCAGCCATCAGGCACTTTGGATGCAATCACATTGCTAGTAGTTCTAGCATTTCTGCTTTGGCGCGGCTTCAACCCACGCTAGCCATCAAATAAGCACCTTTAATGTAGGTCGGACTCACCAACGAAATGTCACGCTTCGCCGAGGCTCAGGGATGACCTACGAAAAGATGCAATCAACTCTGAATAGTAGTTCTAGCATTTCTGCTTTGGCGCGGCTTCAACCCACGCTAGCCATCAGCAAATTTTT encodes:
- the cysN gene encoding sulfate adenylyltransferase subunit CysN, with amino-acid sequence MSHQSELIAEDINEYLHQHEQKELLRLLTCGSVDDGKSTLIGRLLHDSKMIYEDQLAAVTKDSDRMGNAGEKLDLALLVDGLQAEREQGITIDVAYRYFSTDKRKFIIADTPGHEQYTRNMATGASNCDLAIILIDARYGVMTQTRRHSFIASLLGIKHIVVAINKMDLKDFDQSVYESIKADYLEFSDNLTFGDIQFVPISALDGDNVVSVSERSPWYQGKPLMEILETVKIANDKNFDDFRLPVQYVNRPNLDFRGYCGTIASGVIKPGDQVSVLPSGKSSHVKSIVTADGDLQRAFAGQAVTVTLEDEIDISRGDMLVRADNPCQVSQKLKAHVVWMAEDVMQPGKQYLIKQATTVTPGSFTAINHKIDVNSLEQQSAEQLQLNEIAVCEFTVNRPLAFDAYQNNRGTGSFIVIDRLTNVTIGAGMILSAVDDGAQLSPVTLSERQARLGHSPAVIALEGERAEEVSKLVERRLFDAGIYSAILDNRQLGLGSELQERLIESYTNAGLVLLLIGQAAVKDHYQLETDGDFSEKLNNLIDQLSGSSE
- the cysD gene encoding sulfate adenylyltransferase subunit CysD, with product MDKNFLTHLKQLEAESIHIIREVAAEFDNPVMLYSIGKDSSVMLHLAQKAFFPGKIPFPLMHVDTDWKFREMIEFREKMAKKYDFELLVHKNPEGMAMGMNPFVHGSATHTDVMKTQGLKQALNKYGFDAAFGGARRDEEKARAKERVYSFRDKNHRWDPKNQRPELWNIFNGRVDKGESIRVFPLSNWTELDIWQYIHLEQIPIVPLYLAKERPVVERDGALIMVDDDRMPIEDKDEIQHKMVRFRTLGCYPLTGAVESDATSLTDVIQEMLLTKTSERQGRMIDHDSAGSMEKKKQEGYF